The genomic stretch GCGCGCCGAGCCAGCTCCGACAGCGATACGCCGGCCCGCTCGCGCTCGCGGCGCAGCGCCGTCGCGATGGCATCCAGGGGACGGGGCGGCTTGGGTGTTCGTTTTACCGGCATGATTGTTCTTATTGACGAACGGGGCGCTCCTGTCCACATTGGTGTGCATGGGAACCGTGGATCGCGCCCTGGTGCGCGACGTGTCGGCCATCGCGCTGGCGTCGGGCGTGGTGGGAATTTCGTTCGGGGCGTTGGCGGTGGCGGCGGGGATGCCCGTCTGGCTGGCGCTCTTCATGTCGGTGGTGGTGTTCGCGGGAGGCTCGCAGTTCGTGGCGGTGGGGGTGGTGGCGGCGGGAGGCAGCCCGGTGGCGGCGGTGTTCGCGGGGTTGTTGCTCAACGCGCGGCACCTGCCCTTCGGGCTGGCGGTGGCGGACGTGCTGGGGCGCAGGTGGCCCACGCGGCTGTTGGGGGCGCACCTGATGGTGGACGAGTCGGTGGCGTTCGCGCTGGCGCAGCCCGACCCGGCGCGGCGGCGCGCGGCCTACTGGTGGTGCAGCGGGCTGTTGTTCGTCGGCTGGAACCTGGGCGTGACGGTGGGCAGCGTGGCGGGCAGCGCGGTGGGAGACCCCGCGACGCTGGGGCTCGACGCGGCCTTCCCCGCGAGCCTGTTGGCGCTGCTCCTGCCCGGCCTCCTGCCGCCCCGGAAGACCTCCGACGCGGCGCCTCCGGTCGATGGGGCCGGGGCGGAGGACAAGGCGGCCCGGGCCCGCCGGGTGGCGCTGGTGGGGGCGGTCATCGCCCTGGCCACCACGCCTTTCCTTCCCGCGGGGGTCCCCATCCTGCTCGCGCTTCTGGCCGTGGGAGTGGCCCTGCGATGACCCTGTACTCGATTCTCGTGCTCGCCGCGGGCACGTATGCCTTCCGCCTCGCGGGGCCGTTGTTGAGCGATCGCCTCCAGGTGTCGGCGCGCGCGCAGGAGCTGATGTCGTTGGCCACCATCGCGATGCTGTCGGCGCTCGTGGCGACGGCGACGCTGACGGCGCAGGGCGGGTTCGCGGGCTGGGCCCGCCCCGCGGGCGTGCTGGTGGGCGCGCTGCTGGCCTGGAAGCGGCTGCCCTTCGTGGTCGTGGTGGCGGCGGCGGCGCTCACGGCCGCGGGGCTGCGGCTGGCCGGCGTACCCTAGCGCGCGCCGGCCCCGCGAAAGCACGAGGGGGCGTGCGACTTCATGGGTTACCGTCCGTT from Myxococcus stipitatus encodes the following:
- a CDS encoding AzlD domain-containing protein; this encodes MTLYSILVLAAGTYAFRLAGPLLSDRLQVSARAQELMSLATIAMLSALVATATLTAQGGFAGWARPAGVLVGALLAWKRLPFVVVVAAAALTAAGLRLAGVP
- a CDS encoding AzlC family ABC transporter permease, with product MGTVDRALVRDVSAIALASGVVGISFGALAVAAGMPVWLALFMSVVVFAGGSQFVAVGVVAAGGSPVAAVFAGLLLNARHLPFGLAVADVLGRRWPTRLLGAHLMVDESVAFALAQPDPARRRAAYWWCSGLLFVGWNLGVTVGSVAGSAVGDPATLGLDAAFPASLLALLLPGLLPPRKTSDAAPPVDGAGAEDKAARARRVALVGAVIALATTPFLPAGVPILLALLAVGVALR